Below is a window of Agathobacter rectalis ATCC 33656 DNA.
TCTTTGAGATGAGCACAAACGATGAGGGTGGACAGATGTTAAAGCATATGGATCTGGGCGATCAGTCACCGGTTGAGGTGCGTGAGGCGCAGTCTGTAAACGGACCGCTTGCTGTTTTAAATGAGTACTATGATGTTTATGTGACAGAGCCTGCAGATGCCAAGTGGCGTCTCGACAACATGCATGAGGCTTATCTGAAGGACATGAACAGTAAGTATGTCTATCCAAACGTGTTCATGAGCATAGATGACACCAACAAGGTGTCACAGTACGACACAGACATCAAGAAATATGCTGAGCAGAAAAAGGCCGACTGGATATTAAACGGCGGCATTGATAAGGAATGGGATTCATACCTTAAGAAACTTAATAAATATGGTTTACAGGATTATCTGAAGATAAAGCAGAAATATTTTGACAGCTATCAGAAATCCCTTGAGAGTACGTCAGAGGGCAAATAGGTTACTGTTCATAATTCTGTATTACCGGCAAAGCAAACAGAATTGGAGGATTTGAATGAGCGAATTATTGGAAAAAGCAAGAAGCTACGAGGCAAAAAAAATAGCTGCTACAGATAAAGAGAGTAAACCTTTGTTTCATATCAGTGCACCGGCAGGATGGATTAATGATCCGAATGGATTTTCTGTCTATAACGGAAAAATTCATCTGTTTTATCAGTACTATCCATATCTGCGTGAGTGGGGACCTATGCATTGGGGGCATAGTACGACAGGCGATATGATTAAATGGGAGCAGCTTCCGTGTGCTCTGGCACCTGACGAGGAATATGATAAAAAAGGATGTTTCTCAGGAAGTGCCATTGAGGCAGATGGTAAGCATGTGCTTGTATACACAGGTGTCACAAGGATTAAACTTCCTGACGGTAGTGAGCAGGAGAGACAGAACCAGTGCATCGCATTTGGAGACGGACTTAATTATGTGAAGCATGAGAATAATCCTGTTGTGACAGGCGATATGCTTCCTGAAAACTGCAGCAGAATCGATTTCCGTGACCCTAAAATATGGAAAGAGGATGACACATATTATCTTATAGTTGGAAGCAAGGACTTAAACAATGTGGGACAGGTAGTGCTCTGCTCTTCAAAAAACCTGACCGATTGGCAGTTTGAGACAATCCTTGCGGCAAACAGCACCGGCAAAATAGGTACCATGTGGGAGTGCCCGGACTTCTTTGGGCTGGAGGATAAGCATGTGCTCATCTGTTCACCGCAGAGTATGAAGGCAGACAAATATGAGTTTCATAACGGACACAACTCTGTATATTTTCTGGGGGATTATGATAAAGAAAATCATGTATTTATCAAGGAAGAGCCGCACACTCTTGACTATGGCATGGACTTTTATGCGCCACAGACTACACTGCTTCCGGACGGACGCCGTGTGATGATTGCCTGGATGAAGTCATGGGATGCATGTGTCGTTCCTGATTCGCAGGATTGGCAGGGCATGATGACACTGCCTCGTGAGCTTGAAATAAAGGACGGCCGCATCTGGCAGAAGCCGGTTAAGGAAATAGAAAATTATCGTGCAAACAAGTGTCATTATACAGATAAAAAAATAGACTGCTACACGACCTTTGATGGCATAAAGGGCCGCACTCTCGACATGACAGTGGAGCTTTCAGGCGAGGAGTACCATGACTTCACTGTTGAAATGGCATGCGATGATGAGTATAGTACAGCGTTTACCTACAACAGAGTCGCAGGCGTGCTCGAGATTGATCGTACCTGCTGTGGCGTCACAAAGGATGTCGTCTGTGTCAGAAAAATTAAAATCGCAGATACAGACAGAAAGCTAAAGCTTCGTTTCATCATGGACAGACAGTCTATAGAGCTCTTTATCAATGACGGACAGCAGGTCGCAACCACAGCTATCTGTACACCTCTTCAGGCAGACGGAATCAGCTTTAATTGTGACGGAAGTGCTGTTGTGGATATTGAAAAATATGATATAATATGATATAATTTTATAATATGAAAGCATATCAGTAGAGCATACAAATAATAACCGGACAAATTATTGGTCCGGTTATTTGTAGAATAATATACATAATATTTTGACAGGAAAGAAAGAGGTACAATATGGATGTAGTTGCATTAGGTGAATTACTTATAGATTTTACAGAAAACGGTACAAGTGCGCAGGACAATAAGCTTTTTGAGGCTAATCCGGGTGGAGCTCCATGTAACGTGCTTGCCATGCTTCAAAAGCTCGGTCATCAGACTGCTTTCATCGGAAAAGTGGGACAGGATGCGTTCGGAAGGCTGCTTGTTGATGCCGTAAAGGAGCAGGGCATCGACACAACAGGCGTGCGCTATGATGATAATGTCCATACCACTCTTGCATTTGTCCAGACCGCAGCAGACGGAGACAGAGATTTCTCATTTTACAGAAATCCGGGAGCAGATATGATGCTGACAGCGGATGAGGTGGATTTATCCCTTGTGAGAAACGCAAAAATTTTCCACTTCGGAAGTCTTTCAATGACAGATAAGATCTGTGAGAATGCGACAAAGCA
It encodes the following:
- a CDS encoding glycoside hydrolase family 32 protein encodes the protein MSELLEKARSYEAKKIAATDKESKPLFHISAPAGWINDPNGFSVYNGKIHLFYQYYPYLREWGPMHWGHSTTGDMIKWEQLPCALAPDEEYDKKGCFSGSAIEADGKHVLVYTGVTRIKLPDGSEQERQNQCIAFGDGLNYVKHENNPVVTGDMLPENCSRIDFRDPKIWKEDDTYYLIVGSKDLNNVGQVVLCSSKNLTDWQFETILAANSTGKIGTMWECPDFFGLEDKHVLICSPQSMKADKYEFHNGHNSVYFLGDYDKENHVFIKEEPHTLDYGMDFYAPQTTLLPDGRRVMIAWMKSWDACVVPDSQDWQGMMTLPRELEIKDGRIWQKPVKEIENYRANKCHYTDKKIDCYTTFDGIKGRTLDMTVELSGEEYHDFTVEMACDDEYSTAFTYNRVAGVLEIDRTCCGVTKDVVCVRKIKIADTDRKLKLRFIMDRQSIELFINDGQQVATTAICTPLQADGISFNCDGSAVVDIEKYDII